TCGAAGCGCGCGCGTTCAGCGCCGCACAGACAGATTGCTAATTCGTTGATTGATGCTTTGCGCTCTACACAAATCTCGTCAACGTGTCCATCTATCGAATAGTCGCCAGTCTCTAATCTAGTGAGAGTACCCCCCGGCAATTTCCAGGGGGTTTTCTCGCGGTCATCAATTAAATACATATATACAATACGAATCAAACAATGCAAAAGTTCAATCTATGGCATCTCTCATCAGACTGTGCATGGTGCCAATGTGTGAATAGTGCTTGCTTATCATTGAAAGGTCAGAGTGATTCATCAGTTGCGCCACGACAGCAGGAGCAACACCTTCAGCCAATTTGCGGGTAGCGAATCGGTGCCGAAAGGCATAGGCATAGACGTAGATTCCCGTTCTCTTGCTGAGTCGGT
The sequence above is drawn from the Tautonia marina genome and encodes:
- a CDS encoding tyrosine-type recombinase/integrase gives rise to the protein RLSKRTGIYVYAYAFRHRFATRKLAEGVAPAVVAQLMNHSDLSMISKHYSHIGTMHSLMRDAID